The window GGAAGGTGGCCGCCTTGGTAGTAGTGCGGCTCGTTGGGCGGCTGCCCTTGTCGTGTTCCCGGGGTGCCTCAGCCTGCGACCGTCGGACCTGGCCGTTCGGGCGGCGCTGACGACCAGGTGAGGCAGGCCGGTCGTTGGCCGGTCGACACGTACTCGACAACGGCCTGTCGGGCGGTGTCGACGCTGACCCGGGCCAGCCAGGCGGACACGTCGCGGGTTCCGCTTTCCGGTGATTCCAGCACGGCTATCGGCACGGTCGGATCGAGCTGTACGCCGTAGGAACCGTCTGACC is drawn from Micromonospora sp. Llam0 and contains these coding sequences:
- a CDS encoding Imm1 family immunity protein — its product is MKFVMTDYHGHRELLAGPDDAGEWFDEQASSIMPHGGCGQTIWFGPAEAPPKLRIDVDIDVGRAALRWSDGSYGVQLDPTVPIAVLESPESGTRDVSAWLARVSVDTARQAVVEYVSTGQRPACLTWSSAPPERPGPTVAG